The proteins below come from a single Sorghum bicolor cultivar BTx623 chromosome 4, Sorghum_bicolor_NCBIv3, whole genome shotgun sequence genomic window:
- the LOC8070582 gene encoding uncharacterized protein LOC8070582 has product MWGLVRQGLRWGRRRRRTARVVDESALGADGDVDGGAAPAAAGGAVVAPTLGGALARALLALACAIRFDGEDVGATEEAWAATGWRPRADEVSHLMVRESMRYAIYA; this is encoded by the coding sequence ATGTGGGGCTTGGTGCGGCAGGGCCTGCGAtggggccggcggcggcggcggacggcgcgGGTGGTGGACGAGAGCGCGCTCGGCGCAGACGGCGACGTTGACGGTGGTGCCGCTCCGGCGGCCGCGGGAGGCGCGGTGGTGGCGCCGACGCTGGGCGGCGCCCTGGCCAGGGCGCTGCTGGCGCTGGCGTGCGCCATCCGCTTCGACGGCGAGGACGTCGGCGCGACCGAGGAGGCGTGGGCTGCCACCGGGTGGCGGCCGCGCGCCGACGAGGTCAGCCACCTCATGGTGCGCGAGAGCATGCGCTACGCCATTTACGCGTAG
- the LOC8055431 gene encoding serine/threonine-protein kinase Nek6 yields the protein MEQYEVVEQIGRGAYGSAYLVLHKAERKRYVMKKIRLSKQNDKFQRTAYQEMSLMASLSNPYIVEYKDGWVDEGTSVCIVTSYCEGGDMAQRIKKARGILFSEERVCRWFTQLLLALDYLHCNRVLHRDLKCSNILLTRDNNIRLADFGLAKLLMEDLASSVVGTPNYMCPEILADIPYGYKSDIWSLGCCMFEILAHRPAFKATDMAALVNKINRSSISPMPPIYSSALKQIVKSMLRKNPEHRPTAGELLRHPHLQPYLAESCSCSPIYLPVKPNKSNLVDKQSKKPSSGRKRTVKANGSNETLDTAAEHTVEARDSSTNFSDVSTIGTQEALILQMPVDLDARSKEQQNSDVLSIQHAAENLMATTDQQINATIRLKAIRTSNVKEEAPVTVANQKFNEAPIPNEELTIGVVQEQRKDVKPRSYPAAKPELCDTTITEESSPISTLKLAHTESAPAEWDHLNIVQQRADALESLLELCAKLLEQERLDELAGVLRPFGEGAVSSRETAIWLTKSLMTPPKFGESPTKLL from the exons ATGGAGCAGTACGAGGTGGTGGAGCAGATCGGCCGGGGCGCCTACGGCTCCGCCTACCTCGTCCTCCACAAGGCCGAGCGCAAGAG GTACGTGATGAAGAAGATCCGCCTCTCCAAGCAGAACGACAAGTTCCAGCGGACCGCCTACCAGGAG ATGTCCCTGATGGCAAGCCTCAGCAACCCGTACATCGTCGAGtacaaggacggatgggtggaCGAG GGGACCTCCGTCTGCATTGTCACTAGCTACTGCGAAGGAGGGGACAT GGCCCAGAGGATCAAGAAGGCAAGGGGAATCCTATTCTCAGAAGAG AGGGTGTGTCGGTGGTTCACGCAGTTGCTCCTCGCCCTTGACTACCTGCACTGCAACCGCGTGCTGCACCGTGATCTCAAG TGTTCCAACATTTTATTGACAAGGGATAACAATATCAGACTCG CTGACTTTGGGTTGGCGAAACTGCTCATGGAGGACCTTGCCTCGTCG GTTGTTGGAACCCCAAACTATATGTGTCCAGAAATACTAGCAGACATACCTTATGGATACAAATCCGATATATGGTCACTTG GTTGCTGTATGTTTGAGATTTTAGCACACCGTCCTGCATTTAAAGCTACA GACATGGCAGCATTAGTCAACAAAATAAACAGATCTTCAATATCTCCAATGCCCCCAATATACTCATCAGCACT AAAGCAGATAGTGAAGAGCATGTTAAGGAAAAATCCAGAACATAGGCCTACT gcTGGGGAGCTGCTGAGGCATCCACATCTGCAACCATATCTGGCTGAATCGTGCAGCTGTTCACCAATCTATCTTCCAGTGAAGCCCAACAAAAGTAACCTGGTAGACAAGCAATCAAAGAAGCCAAGCAGTGGCAGAAAGCGAACTGTGAAAGCCAATGGATCCAATGAAACATTAGATACTGCAGCAGAGCACACTGTGGAAGCAAGAGACAGCTCGACGAACTTTTCAGATGTATCAACTATTGGTACCCAGGAAGCCTTGATTTTGCAAATGCCGGTGGATCTTGATGCCAGAAGCAAAGAACAGCAGAACAGCGATGTTCTATCAATTCAGCATGCAGCAGAGAACTTGATGGCGACAACTGATCAACAGATCAATGCGACTATACGTCTTAAAGCAATACGAACCAGTAATGTAAAAGAGGAGGCCCCAGTCACTGTTgcaaatcaaaagtttaatgaGGCACCAATACCAAATGAGGAATTGACAATTGGAGTAGTGCAAGAACAAAGGAAGGATGTGAAGCCACGCTCTTATCCGGCAGCAAAACCAGAGTTGTGCGACACAACTATAACAGAAGAATCATCGCCCATTAGCACACTAAAACTGGCGCATACAGAGAGCGCGCCTGCGGAGTGGGATCATCTGAACATAGTTCAGCAGAGAGCCGATGCCCTGGAGTCACTCCTTGAGCTCTGCGCGAAGCTCCTGGAGCAGGAGAGGCTCGATGAGCTCGCCGGTGTTCTTCGGCCATTCGGTGAAGGAGCCGTGTCATCCAGAGAGACGGCGATCTGGCTGACCAAGAGCCTGATGACTCCACCAAAGTTTGGAGAGTCCCCAACAAAGCTTCTGTAA
- the LOC110434823 gene encoding basic proline-rich protein-like, whose amino-acid sequence MLPGGHLLCCCQVQIQDNSITSPAGRGAVARRRLTLTPGLDTLASITHHTHSPRVRLRCPPRARPLPAPVLRHPSRPTELRQSARPPVFAVRCPTIAHHPPRARHTPQARPQLTRPPLLGHRPPPGASSATSATSDACAAPSPTASVAAAHPVAAARPPLPAPMLCRPPRPPELRQSARPFVLAARCPTIGRHLPPARLPPRARPQLTRPPLLGHRPPPGAPPATSVTPDARAAPSPDMSAAISSPGRRCSAAAGHPGAAPPAAPAGATPVRSSARPRTTLLDHRPPPAASAAAAHPAALLGHRPPPGASSATSAMLDAGARVARPSPCSVRPSS is encoded by the exons ATGCTGCCTGGAGGGCACCTGCTGTGCTGCTGCCAG GTGCAGATCCAGGACAACAGCATCacgtcgccggccggccggggggCGGTAGCTAGGCGTCGCCTCACCCTCACGCCGGGTCTCGATAC CCTCGCGTCAATCACACATCACACACATTCACCACGCGTGCGTCTCCGTTGCCCGCCGCGAGCACGGCCGCTGCCCGCCCCGGTGCTGCGCCACCCGTCGCGCCCGACGGAGCTGCGCCAGTCCGCTCGCCCGCCCGTCTTCGCAGTGCGCTGCCCGACCATCGCCCACCACCCACCGCGAGCGCGACACACGCCACAAGCGCGGCCGCAGCTCACCCGGCCGCCGCTGCTCGGCCACCGCCCGCCGCCCGGCGCGTCGTCGGCCACGAGCGCGACGTCCGACGCGTGTGCGGCTCCGTCGCCCACCGCGAGCGTGGCAGCAGCTCACCCGGTCGCCGCTGCTCGGCCGCCGCTGCCCGCTCCGATGCTGTGCCGCCCGCCGCGTCCGCCGGAGCTGCGCCAGTCCGCTCGCCCGTTCGTCCTCGCAGCGCGCTGTCCGACCATCGGCCGCCACCTGCCGCCGGCGCGCCTCCCGCCGCGAGCGCGGCCACAGCTCACCCGGCCGCCGCTGCTCGGCCACCGCCCGCCGCCCGGCGCGCCGCCGGCCACGAGCGTGACGCCCGACGCGCGTGCGGCTCCGTCGCCCGACATGAGCGCAGCCATTAGCTCACCCGGGCGCCGCTGCTCGGCCGCCGCTGGCCACCCCGGTGCTGCGCCGCCCGCCGCACCCGCCGGAGCTACGCCAGTCCGCTCGTCCGCCCGTCCTCGCACCACACTGCTCGACCATCGCCCGCCACCCGCCGCGAGCGCGGCCGCAGCTCACCCCGCCGCGCTGCTCGGCCACCGCCCGCCGCCCGGCGCGTCGTCGGCCACGAGCGCGATGCTCGACGCCGGTGCTAGAGTCGCGAGACCGTCGCCGTGCTCCGTCCGTCCGTCGTCGTAG
- the LOC8070581 gene encoding uncharacterized protein LOC8070581: protein MIMQELPSEKSSSSSHRTSEEPSDVHRLAGATPSTIRWEFGTPRHAAFQTRGVRVWPRRCRSQSSPIPSHAMPLSASTPRAATHTAVYVAAVPLRAPRGPAQLLMSAGYSLGMWDLQHFMVLLRPDPALPQALVFDFQPRDPEDALAALAVLSRREIPGVVRRRTLRRVPDRRCWLVGHCCCDGDGDGDDDAVAAAGRFSERWPTGLVVGEHDCRDYTNGLVEVLTGEKRVLESLRLRGDGS from the exons ATGATTATGCAAGAGCTGCCGAGTGAGAAGAGTAGCAGTAGCAGCCATCGGACATCGGAGGAGCCGAGCGACGTCCACCGGCTGGCGGGCGCCACCCCATCCACCATCCGTTGGGAGTTCGGGACGCCACGCCACGCCGCGTTCCAAACCcgaggagttcgcgtgtggccACGGCGCTGCCGCAGCCAGTCGTCGCCCATCCCATCCCATGCCATGCCGCTCTCCGCCTCGACGCCGCGGGCGGCGACGCACACGGCCGTGTACGTGGCGGCGGTGCCTCTGCGGGCGCCCAGAGGCCCCGCGCAGCTGCTGATGTCGGCGGGCTACTCGCTGGGCATGTGGGACCTGCAGCACTTCATGGTGCTCCTCCGCCCCGACCCGGCGCTGCCCCAGGCGCTGGTGTTCGACTTCCAGCCGCGGGACCCGGAGGACGCCCTCGCCGCGCTCGCGGTGCTGTCGCGGAGAGAGATCCCTG GCGTGGTTCGTCGAAGAACGCTACGGCGGGTCCCGGACCGGCGGTGCTGGCTCGTCGGGCACTGCTGCTgcgacggggacggggacggggacgacGATGCCGTTGCCGCCGCCGGCAGGTTCAGCGAGCGGTGGCCGACCGGCCTGGTGGTCGGGGAGCACGACTGCCGGGACTACACTAACG GGCTGGTCGAGGTGCTGACAGGTGAAAAACGTGTCCTGGAGTCGCTCCGATTGCGCGGCGACGGCAGCTAG